One region of Populus trichocarpa isolate Nisqually-1 chromosome 4, P.trichocarpa_v4.1, whole genome shotgun sequence genomic DNA includes:
- the LOC18097400 gene encoding beta-glucosidase 46 isoform X10: protein MNCIISSMGISSLCKALILLELILLPLFASSDTKTLHESSDSSSFPANFLFGTASSSYQFEGAYLSDGKGLSNWDVHTHKPGNIIDGSNGDIAVDQYHRYLEDIDLMASLGVNSYRFSMSWARILPRGRFGDINKAGISYYNKLIDSLLLKGIQPFVTLVHYDIPEELEERYGGWLSPRCQEDFGYYADICFKNFGDRVKYWTTFNEPNIQTIKSYRSGEYPPCHCSSPFGNCTHGDSEKEPFIAAHNMILAHATAVDVYRTKYQKEQGGNIGIVLDCIWFEQISNSTADKLAADRAQDFFLNWFLDPIIFGNYPAEMSKILGSTLPKFSSNDKEKLKNGLDFIGINHYTSEYVQDCIFSVCEPGTGASRTEGLARRSQEKDGVPIGIPTDVDWLHFYPQGMEKMVTYIKKRYNNKPMIITENGYGQQNNPNLTIVCHDIERVEFMSNYWDSLLTAMEKGADVRGYFAWSLLDNFEWTYGYTQRYGLYHVDFTTLKRTPKLSAAWFKEFIARYKVDKSQM from the exons ATGAATTGCATTATATCTAGCATGggaatttcttcactttgtaAAGCTTTAATTCTCTTAGAGCTGATCCTGCTACCTCTCTTTGCATCATCTGATACAAAAACTCTGCATGAAAGTTCAGATTCTTCTTCATTTCCTGCCAACTTTCTCTTTGGGACTGCCTCCTCTTCTTATCAG TTTGAAGGAGCTTACCTGAGTGATGGAAAAGGTTTGAGCAACTGGGATGTCCATACACATAAACCAG GAAACATAATTGATGGAAGCAATGGAGATATCGCCGTCGACCAATATCATCGGTATCTG GAAGACATTGATCTAATGGCCTCCCTCGGAGTCAACAGCTATAGGTTTTCGATGTCATGGGCACGAATTCTACCCA GAGGGAGATTCGGAGATATCAACAAGGCTGGTATTAGCTACTATAACAAGCTCATCGATTCTCTCCTGCTTAAAG GAATCCAACCATTTGTGACATTAGTTCATTATGATATACCTGAAGAACTGGAGGAGAGATATGGTGGATGGCTAAGTCCTCGATGCCA GGAGGATTTTGGATATTATGCAGATATTTGTTTCAAGAATTTCGGAGATCGAGTGAAGTACTGGACCACCTTCAATGAGCCAAATATACAAACTATTAAATCCTACCGATCAGGTGAATACCCACCATGTCACTGCTCCAGCCCTTTCGGAAATTGCACTCATGGGGATTCAGAGAAGGAGCCCTTTATTGCAGCACATAATATGATTTTAGCACATGCAACAGCAGTTGATGTTTACCGAACTAAATACCAG AAAGAGCAAGGAGGCAACATTGGAATTGTCTTAGATTGCATTTGGTTTGAACAAATAAGCAATTCCACAGCAGACAAGTTAGCCGCTGACAGAGCTCAAGACTTCTTCCTGAACTG GTTCTTGGACCCCATCATATTTGGAAATTATCCCGCAGAAATGTCTAAAATTCTAGGGTCTACTTTACCGAAATTTTCAAGTAATGACAAAGAGAAACTGAAGAACGGACTGGATTTCATTGGCATCAATCATTACACCAGTGAATACGTCCAAGACTGCATCTTCTCCGTTTGTGAACCCGGAACAGGAGCCTCCAGGACAGAAGGGCTTGCCCGGAGAAGCCAAGAAAAAGATGGAGTTCCCATCGGCATACCT ACTGATGTGGACTGGCTGCATTTTTATCCACAAGGAATGGAGAAGATGGTTACCTATATAAAGAAGAGATACAATAACAAACCAATGATCATTACAGAGAATG GGTATGGCCAGCAGAACAATCCAAACCTCACTATTGTTTGTCATGATATAGAAAGGGTTGAGTTTATGTCTAACTACTGGGATTCCTTGTTGACAGCAATGGA GAAAGGAGCAGATGTGAGGGGCTATTTTGCCTGGTCGTTGCTTGATAATTTTGAGTGGACATATGGTTATACACAAAGATACGGACTTTACCATGTTGATTTCACTACACTGAAGAGAACTCCAAAATTATCAGCTGCTTGGTTCAAGGAATTTATAGCAAGGTATAAGGTAGACAAATCACAAATGTGA
- the LOC18097400 gene encoding beta-glucosidase 46 isoform X6: MYLKKASKGRGLHIMGTPRLFKLPFLLELIFLPLFVSSHPKALKDSLDPSSLPPNFLFGTASSSYQFEGSYLSDGKGLSNWDMHTHTPGKIIDGSNGDIAADQYHLYPEDIDLMDSLGVSSYRFSISWARILPRGRFGDINKAGISYYNKLIDSLLLKGIQPFVTLVHYDIPEELEERYGGWLSPRCQEDFGYYADICFKNFGDRVKYWTTFNEPNIQTIKSYRSGEYPPCHCSSPFGNCTHGDSEKEPFIAAHNMILAHATAVDVYRTKYQKEQGGNIGIVLDCIWFEQISNSTADKLAADRAQDFFLNWFLDPIIFGNYPAEMSKILGSTLPKFSSNDKEKLKNGLDFIGINHYTSEYVQDCIFSVCEPGTGASRTEGLARRSQEKDGVPIGIPTDVDWLHFYPQGMEKMVTYIKKRYNNKPMIITENGYGQQNNPNLTIVCHDIERVEFMSNYWDSLLTAMEKGADVRGYFAWSLLDNFEWTYGYTQRYGLYHVDFTTLKRTPKLSAAWFKEFIARYKVDKSQM; encoded by the exons ATGTATTTAAAGAAGGCTAGCAAAGGAAGAGGATTACATATCATGGGAACTCCTAGACTGTTTAAGCTTCCATTTCTCTTAGAGCTGATCTTCCTACCTCTCTTCGTATCATCTCATCCAAAAGCTTTGAAAGACAGCTTAGATCCTTCTTCATTGCCTCCCAACTTTCTCTTCGGCACAGCCTCCTCTTCTTATCAG TTTGAAGGTTCTTATCTTAGTGATGGTAAAGGTTTGAGCAACTGGGATATGCATACCCACACACCAG gaaaaataattgatggaaGCAATGGAGATATAGCTGCGGACCAGTACCATCTCTATCCG GAAGACATCGATTTAATGGACTCCCTTGGAGTCAGCAGCTATAGGTTCTCGATTTCATGGGCACGAATTCTACCCA GAGGGAGATTCGGAGATATCAACAAGGCTGGTATTAGCTACTATAACAAGCTCATCGATTCTCTCCTGCTTAAAG GAATCCAACCATTTGTGACATTAGTTCATTATGATATACCTGAAGAACTGGAGGAGAGATATGGTGGATGGCTAAGTCCTCGATGCCA GGAGGATTTTGGATATTATGCAGATATTTGTTTCAAGAATTTCGGAGATCGAGTGAAGTACTGGACCACCTTCAATGAGCCAAATATACAAACTATTAAATCCTACCGATCAGGTGAATACCCACCATGTCACTGCTCCAGCCCTTTCGGAAATTGCACTCATGGGGATTCAGAGAAGGAGCCCTTTATTGCAGCACATAATATGATTTTAGCACATGCAACAGCAGTTGATGTTTACCGAACTAAATACCAG AAAGAGCAAGGAGGCAACATTGGAATTGTCTTAGATTGCATTTGGTTTGAACAAATAAGCAATTCCACAGCAGACAAGTTAGCCGCTGACAGAGCTCAAGACTTCTTCCTGAACTG GTTCTTGGACCCCATCATATTTGGAAATTATCCCGCAGAAATGTCTAAAATTCTAGGGTCTACTTTACCGAAATTTTCAAGTAATGACAAAGAGAAACTGAAGAACGGACTGGATTTCATTGGCATCAATCATTACACCAGTGAATACGTCCAAGACTGCATCTTCTCCGTTTGTGAACCCGGAACAGGAGCCTCCAGGACAGAAGGGCTTGCCCGGAGAAGCCAAGAAAAAGATGGAGTTCCCATCGGCATACCT ACTGATGTGGACTGGCTGCATTTTTATCCACAAGGAATGGAGAAGATGGTTACCTATATAAAGAAGAGATACAATAACAAACCAATGATCATTACAGAGAATG GGTATGGCCAGCAGAACAATCCAAACCTCACTATTGTTTGTCATGATATAGAAAGGGTTGAGTTTATGTCTAACTACTGGGATTCCTTGTTGACAGCAATGGA GAAAGGAGCAGATGTGAGGGGCTATTTTGCCTGGTCGTTGCTTGATAATTTTGAGTGGACATATGGTTATACACAAAGATACGGACTTTACCATGTTGATTTCACTACACTGAAGAGAACTCCAAAATTATCAGCTGCTTGGTTCAAGGAATTTATAGCAAGGTATAAGGTAGACAAATCACAAATGTGA
- the LOC18097400 gene encoding uncharacterized protein LOC18097400 isoform X3 → MGISSLCKALILLELILLPLFASSDTKTLHESSDSSSFPANFLFGTASSSYQFEGAYLSDGKGLSNWDIFTHTSGKIIDGSNGDIAVDQYHRFLEDIDLMETLGVNSYRFSISWARILPKGRFGDINRAGISYYNKLINALLLKGIQPFVTLTHYDMPQELEERYGGWLSPKCQEDFGYYVDICFKYFGDRVNYWVTFNEPNLQVINGYRTGESPPSRCSSPFGNCTHGDSEKETFLAAHNIILAHANAVHIYRTKYQKQQGGSIGIVIHCPWFEPYSNSTADNLATDRAQDFLMNWFLDPIIFGKYPAEMTKILGSAIPKFSSNDREKLNKGLDFIGINHYTGFYIQDCSFVVCKPGQGGSRTEGLAQQVQEKDGVPIGKSSEVDWIHVYPQGMEKIITYLKERYNNTPMIITENGFGQESYLNRTIEEYLQDRDRVEYMSGYLDSLMTAMLKGADVRGYFAWSLLDNFEWGRGYTRRFGLHHVDYTTLKRIPRLSATWFKEFIARSLATFGSEVTANQMHKAVYQCNRFITSTKNTNQDSGSPDLPLAATVLFFSAYAESFLTFMRDSKGRALLIRELPSNFQVMFLLVLIFVPLCVSSHPETLQESLDHFSLPDNFLFGMASSSYQFEGSYLSDGKGLSNWDMHTHTPGKIIDGSNGDIAADQYHLYPEDIDLMDSLGVSSYRFSISWARILPRGRFGDINKAGISYYNKLIDSLLLKGIQPFVTLVHYDIPEELEERYGGWLSPRCQEDFGYYADICFKNFGDRVKYWTTFNEPNIQTIKSYRSGEYPPCHCSSPFGNCTHGDSEKEPFIAAHNMILAHATAVDVYRTKYQKEQGGNIGIVLDCIWFEQISNSTADKLAADRAQDFFLNWFLDPIIFGNYPAEMSKILGSTLPKFSSNDKEKLKNGLDFIGINHYTSEYVQDCIFSVCEPGTGASRTEGLARRSQEKDGVPIGIPTDVDWLHFYPQGMEKMVTYIKKRYNNKPMIITENGYGQQNNPNLTIVCHDIERVEFMSNYWDSLLTAMEKGADVRGYFAWSLLDNFEWTYGYTQRYGLYHVDFTTLKRTPKLSAAWFKEFIARYKVDKSQM, encoded by the exons ATGggaatttcttcactttgtaAAGCTTTAATTCTCTTAGAGCTGATCTTGCTACCTCTCTTTGCATCATCTGATACAAAAACTCTGCATGAAAGTTCAGATTCTTCTTCATTTCCTGCCAACTTTCTCTTTGGGACTGCCTCCTCTTCTTATCAG TTTGAAGGAGCTTATCTCAGTGATGGTAAGGGTTTGAGCAACTGGGATATATTTACACACACATCAG GCAAAATAATTGATGGAAGCAACGGAGACATTGCTGTGGACCAATACCATCGCTTTCTG GAAGATATTGATTTGATGGAAACCCTTGGAGTCAACAGCTATAGGTTCTCAATTTCTTGGGCACGAATTCTACCTA AAGGGAGATTTGGAGATATTAATAGGGCTGGCATCAGCTACTATAACAAGCTCATCAATGCTCTCTTGCTTAAAG GAATTCAGCCATTTGTGACGTTAACTCATTATGATATGCCTCAAGAATTGGAGGAGAGATATGGGGGGTGGCTAAGCCCTAAATGCCA GGAGGATTTCGGATATTATGTAGACATATGTTTCAAGTACTTTGGAGATCGAGTGAACTACTGGGTCACCTTCAATGAGCCAAATCTACAAGTCATAAATGGCTATCGCACCGGCGAAAGCCCACCGAGCCGCTGCTCCAGTCCTTTTGGGAATTGCACTCATGGGGATTCAGAGAAGGAAACCTTTCTTGCAGCACATAACATAATCTTAGCACATGCAAATGCAGTTCATATTTATAGAACAAAATACCAG AAACAGCAAGGAGGCAGCATTGGGATCGTCATACATTGCCCTTGGTTTGAACCTTATAGTAATTCCACAGCGGACAATTTAGCCACTGATAGAGCTCAAGACTTCTTAATGAACTG GTTCTTGGATCCAATCATCTTTGGAAAATATCCTGCAGAAATGACGAAAATTCTGGGGTCTGCTATACCAAAATTTTCAAGCAATGACAGAGAGAAACTGAACAAGGGACTGGATTTCATTGGGATCAATCATTACACTGGTTTCTACATCCAAGATTGCAGCTTTGTTGTGTGTAAACCTGGACAAGGAGGCTCCAGGACTGAAGGTTTAGCCCAACAAGTCCAAGAAAAAGATGGAGTTCCTATTGGCAAATCT AGTGAAGTGGACTGGATACATGTTTATCCACAAGGAATGGAGAAGATTATAACATATCTAAAGGAGAGATACAATAACACACCTATGATCATTACAGAGAATG GATTTGGCCAAGAGAGCTATCTAAACCGCACCATTGAAGAATATCTCCAAGATAGAGATAGGGTGGAATACATGTCTGGCTATTTGGATTCCTTGATGACAGCAATGCT GAAAGGAGCAGATGTGAGGGGCTATTTTGCCTGGTCCTTGCTTGATAATTTCGAGTGGGGACGTGGTTATACAAGAAGATTTGGACTTCACCATGTTGATTACACCACACTGAAGAGAATTCCAAGACTATCAGCAACTTGGTTCAAGGAATTTATAGCAAG ATCATTAGCAACATTTGGCTCTGAGGTGACTGCAAACCAAATGCACAAAGCTGTCTATCAATGCAATCGCTTTATTACCAGTACAAAAAATACTAACCAGGATTCTGGAAGTCCAGATCTCCCCCTAGCAGCTACCGTTTTGTTTTTCTCCG CATATGCAGAGAGCTTCTTAACTTTTATGAGAGACTCCAAAGGAAGGGCATTACTCATCAGGGAGCTTCCTTCAAATTTTCAAGTTATGTTTCTTTTAGTCCTTATCTTCGTTCCTCTCTGTGTATCATCACATCCAGAAACTTTGCAAGAGAGTTTAGATCATTTTTCATTGCCAGACAACTTTCTCTTCGGCATGGCCTCCTCTTCTTATCAG TTTGAAGGTTCTTATCTTAGTGATGGTAAAGGTTTGAGCAACTGGGATATGCATACCCACACACCAG gaaaaataattgatggaaGCAATGGAGATATAGCTGCGGACCAGTACCATCTCTATCCG GAAGACATCGATTTAATGGACTCCCTTGGAGTCAGCAGCTATAGGTTCTCGATTTCATGGGCACGAATTCTACCCA GAGGGAGATTCGGAGATATCAACAAGGCTGGTATTAGCTACTATAACAAGCTCATCGATTCTCTCCTGCTTAAAG GAATCCAACCATTTGTGACATTAGTTCATTATGATATACCTGAAGAACTGGAGGAGAGATATGGTGGATGGCTAAGTCCTCGATGCCA GGAGGATTTTGGATATTATGCAGATATTTGTTTCAAGAATTTCGGAGATCGAGTGAAGTACTGGACCACCTTCAATGAGCCAAATATACAAACTATTAAATCCTACCGATCAGGTGAATACCCACCATGTCACTGCTCCAGCCCTTTCGGAAATTGCACTCATGGGGATTCAGAGAAGGAGCCCTTTATTGCAGCACATAATATGATTTTAGCACATGCAACAGCAGTTGATGTTTACCGAACTAAATACCAG AAAGAGCAAGGAGGCAACATTGGAATTGTCTTAGATTGCATTTGGTTTGAACAAATAAGCAATTCCACAGCAGACAAGTTAGCCGCTGACAGAGCTCAAGACTTCTTCCTGAACTG GTTCTTGGACCCCATCATATTTGGAAATTATCCCGCAGAAATGTCTAAAATTCTAGGGTCTACTTTACCGAAATTTTCAAGTAATGACAAAGAGAAACTGAAGAACGGACTGGATTTCATTGGCATCAATCATTACACCAGTGAATACGTCCAAGACTGCATCTTCTCCGTTTGTGAACCCGGAACAGGAGCCTCCAGGACAGAAGGGCTTGCCCGGAGAAGCCAAGAAAAAGATGGAGTTCCCATCGGCATACCT ACTGATGTGGACTGGCTGCATTTTTATCCACAAGGAATGGAGAAGATGGTTACCTATATAAAGAAGAGATACAATAACAAACCAATGATCATTACAGAGAATG GGTATGGCCAGCAGAACAATCCAAACCTCACTATTGTTTGTCATGATATAGAAAGGGTTGAGTTTATGTCTAACTACTGGGATTCCTTGTTGACAGCAATGGA GAAAGGAGCAGATGTGAGGGGCTATTTTGCCTGGTCGTTGCTTGATAATTTTGAGTGGACATATGGTTATACACAAAGATACGGACTTTACCATGTTGATTTCACTACACTGAAGAGAACTCCAAAATTATCAGCTGCTTGGTTCAAGGAATTTATAGCAAGGTATAAGGTAGACAAATCACAAATGTGA
- the LOC18097400 gene encoding uncharacterized protein LOC18097400 isoform X2, producing the protein MNCIISSMGISSLCKALILLELILLPLFASSDTKTLHESSDSSSFPANFLFGTASSSYQFEGAYLSDGKGLSNWDIFTHTSGKIIDGSNGDIAVDQYHRFLEDIDLMETLGVNSYRFSISWARILPKGRFGDINRAGISYYNKLINALLLKGIQPFVTLTHYDMPQELEERYGGWLSPKCQEDFGYYVDICFKYFGDRVNYWVTFNEPNLQVINGYRTGESPPSRCSSPFGNCTHGDSEKETFLAAHNIILAHANAVHIYRTKYQKQQGGSIGIVIHCPWFEPYSNSTADNLATDRAQDFLMNWFLDPIIFGKYPAEMTKILGSAIPKFSSNDREKLNKGLDFIGINHYTGFYIQDCSFVVCKPGQGGSRTEGLAQQVQEKDGVPIGKSSEVDWIHVYPQGMEKIITYLKERYNNTPMIITENGFGQESYLNRTIEEYLQDRDRVEYMSGYLDSLMTAMLKGADVRGYFAWSLLDNFEWGRGYTRRFGLHHVDYTTLKRIPRLSATWFKEFIARSLATFGSEVTANQMHKAVYQCNRFITSTKNTNQDSGSPDLPLAATVLFFSAYAESFLTFMRDSKGRALLIRELPSNFQVMFLLVLIFVPLCVSSHPETLQESLDHFSLPDNFLFGMASSSYQFEGSYLSDGKGLSNWDMHTHTPGKIIDGSNGDIAADQYHLYPEDIDLMDSLGVSSYRFSISWARILPRGRFGDINKAGISYYNKLIDSLLLKGIQPFVTLVHYDIPEELEERYGGWLSPRCQEDFGYYADICFKNFGDRVKYWTTFNEPNIQTIKSYRSGEYPPCHCSSPFGNCTHGDSEKEPFIAAHNMILAHATAVDVYRTKYQKEQGGNIGIVLDCIWFEQISNSTADKLAADRAQDFFLNWFLDPIIFGNYPAEMSKILGSTLPKFSSNDKEKLKNGLDFIGINHYTSEYVQDCIFSVCEPGTGASRTEGLARRSQEKDGVPIGIPTDVDWLHFYPQGMEKMVTYIKKRYNNKPMIITENGYGQQNNPNLTIVCHDIERVEFMSNYWDSLLTAMEKGADVRGYFAWSLLDNFEWTYGYTQRYGLYHVDFTTLKRTPKLSAAWFKEFIARYKVDKSQM; encoded by the exons ATGAATTGCATTATATCTAGCATGggaatttcttcactttgtaAAGCTTTAATTCTCTTAGAGCTGATCCTGCTACCTCTCTTTGCATCATCTGATACAAAAACTCTGCATGAAAGTTCAGATTCTTCTTCATTTCCTGCCAACTTTCTCTTTGGGACTGCCTCCTCTTCTTATCAG TTTGAAGGAGCTTATCTCAGTGATGGTAAGGGTTTGAGCAACTGGGATATATTTACACACACATCAG GCAAAATAATTGATGGAAGCAACGGAGACATTGCTGTGGACCAATACCATCGCTTTCTG GAAGATATTGATTTGATGGAAACCCTTGGAGTCAACAGCTATAGGTTCTCAATTTCTTGGGCACGAATTCTACCTA AAGGGAGATTTGGAGATATTAATAGGGCTGGCATCAGCTACTATAACAAGCTCATCAATGCTCTCTTGCTTAAAG GAATTCAGCCATTTGTGACGTTAACTCATTATGATATGCCTCAAGAATTGGAGGAGAGATATGGGGGGTGGCTAAGCCCTAAATGCCA GGAGGATTTCGGATATTATGTAGACATATGTTTCAAGTACTTTGGAGATCGAGTGAACTACTGGGTCACCTTCAATGAGCCAAATCTACAAGTCATAAATGGCTATCGCACCGGCGAAAGCCCACCGAGCCGCTGCTCCAGTCCTTTTGGGAATTGCACTCATGGGGATTCAGAGAAGGAAACCTTTCTTGCAGCACATAACATAATCTTAGCACATGCAAATGCAGTTCATATTTATAGAACAAAATACCAG AAACAGCAAGGAGGCAGCATTGGGATCGTCATACATTGCCCTTGGTTTGAACCTTATAGTAATTCCACAGCGGACAATTTAGCCACTGATAGAGCTCAAGACTTCTTAATGAACTG GTTCTTGGATCCAATCATCTTTGGAAAATATCCTGCAGAAATGACGAAAATTCTGGGGTCTGCTATACCAAAATTTTCAAGCAATGACAGAGAGAAACTGAACAAGGGACTGGATTTCATTGGGATCAATCATTACACTGGTTTCTACATCCAAGATTGCAGCTTTGTTGTGTGTAAACCTGGACAAGGAGGCTCCAGGACTGAAGGTTTAGCCCAACAAGTCCAAGAAAAAGATGGAGTTCCTATTGGCAAATCT AGTGAAGTGGACTGGATACATGTTTATCCACAAGGAATGGAGAAGATTATAACATATCTAAAGGAGAGATACAATAACACACCTATGATCATTACAGAGAATG GATTTGGCCAAGAGAGCTATCTAAACCGCACCATTGAAGAATATCTCCAAGATAGAGATAGGGTGGAATACATGTCTGGCTATTTGGATTCCTTGATGACAGCAATGCT GAAAGGAGCAGATGTGAGGGGCTATTTTGCCTGGTCCTTGCTTGATAATTTCGAGTGGGGACGTGGTTATACAAGAAGATTTGGACTTCACCATGTTGATTACACCACACTGAAGAGAATTCCAAGACTATCAGCAACTTGGTTCAAGGAATTTATAGCAAG ATCATTAGCAACATTTGGCTCTGAGGTGACTGCAAACCAAATGCACAAAGCTGTCTATCAATGCAATCGCTTTATTACCAGTACAAAAAATACTAACCAGGATTCTGGAAGTCCAGATCTCCCCCTAGCAGCTACCGTTTTGTTTTTCTCCG CATATGCAGAGAGCTTCTTAACTTTTATGAGAGACTCCAAAGGAAGGGCATTACTCATCAGGGAGCTTCCTTCAAATTTTCAAGTTATGTTTCTTTTAGTCCTTATCTTCGTTCCTCTCTGTGTATCATCACATCCAGAAACTTTGCAAGAGAGTTTAGATCATTTTTCATTGCCAGACAACTTTCTCTTCGGCATGGCCTCCTCTTCTTATCAG TTTGAAGGTTCTTATCTTAGTGATGGTAAAGGTTTGAGCAACTGGGATATGCATACCCACACACCAG gaaaaataattgatggaaGCAATGGAGATATAGCTGCGGACCAGTACCATCTCTATCCG GAAGACATCGATTTAATGGACTCCCTTGGAGTCAGCAGCTATAGGTTCTCGATTTCATGGGCACGAATTCTACCCA GAGGGAGATTCGGAGATATCAACAAGGCTGGTATTAGCTACTATAACAAGCTCATCGATTCTCTCCTGCTTAAAG GAATCCAACCATTTGTGACATTAGTTCATTATGATATACCTGAAGAACTGGAGGAGAGATATGGTGGATGGCTAAGTCCTCGATGCCA GGAGGATTTTGGATATTATGCAGATATTTGTTTCAAGAATTTCGGAGATCGAGTGAAGTACTGGACCACCTTCAATGAGCCAAATATACAAACTATTAAATCCTACCGATCAGGTGAATACCCACCATGTCACTGCTCCAGCCCTTTCGGAAATTGCACTCATGGGGATTCAGAGAAGGAGCCCTTTATTGCAGCACATAATATGATTTTAGCACATGCAACAGCAGTTGATGTTTACCGAACTAAATACCAG AAAGAGCAAGGAGGCAACATTGGAATTGTCTTAGATTGCATTTGGTTTGAACAAATAAGCAATTCCACAGCAGACAAGTTAGCCGCTGACAGAGCTCAAGACTTCTTCCTGAACTG GTTCTTGGACCCCATCATATTTGGAAATTATCCCGCAGAAATGTCTAAAATTCTAGGGTCTACTTTACCGAAATTTTCAAGTAATGACAAAGAGAAACTGAAGAACGGACTGGATTTCATTGGCATCAATCATTACACCAGTGAATACGTCCAAGACTGCATCTTCTCCGTTTGTGAACCCGGAACAGGAGCCTCCAGGACAGAAGGGCTTGCCCGGAGAAGCCAAGAAAAAGATGGAGTTCCCATCGGCATACCT ACTGATGTGGACTGGCTGCATTTTTATCCACAAGGAATGGAGAAGATGGTTACCTATATAAAGAAGAGATACAATAACAAACCAATGATCATTACAGAGAATG GGTATGGCCAGCAGAACAATCCAAACCTCACTATTGTTTGTCATGATATAGAAAGGGTTGAGTTTATGTCTAACTACTGGGATTCCTTGTTGACAGCAATGGA GAAAGGAGCAGATGTGAGGGGCTATTTTGCCTGGTCGTTGCTTGATAATTTTGAGTGGACATATGGTTATACACAAAGATACGGACTTTACCATGTTGATTTCACTACACTGAAGAGAACTCCAAAATTATCAGCTGCTTGGTTCAAGGAATTTATAGCAAGGTATAAGGTAGACAAATCACAAATGTGA